GTGCTCGGACGTTCCCCACGAAGCGGCGATCCAGCCGCGCCGCTCCAGGCGGTGCAGCGCGGGATAGAGCGATCCCTGCCGAACCTCCAGAACGTCGCGCGACACCTGCCGGATCCGTTCGGAGATACCCCAGCCATGCCGCGGCTCCAGCGCCAGCGTCCTGAGAATCAGCAGCTCGAGCGTGCCCTGCGGCAGGTCGAGACGGTCGGTGGTCATGGTTGCTCGCTTTCTCCGGCGTGCTACCGATTCGCCGGCAGCGCCAGTGACCCGGAGGCGGCGCCCACTTCTCCCGGCGGCGCCCTGCCGGCAAGAAACGCGAACCGGCTCTCCGGCAGCAGCGCGATCCCGGTCCCGAACGCCAGCAGCGCGAACCCGAACCAGATCCAGTTCACCAGCG
This DNA window, taken from Acidobacteriota bacterium, encodes the following:
- a CDS encoding PadR family transcriptional regulator, with translation MTTDRLDLPQGTLELLILRTLALEPRHGWGISERIRQVSRDVLEVRQGSLYPALHRLERRGWIAASWGTSEHNRRAKYYALTPKGRRQLKSDVDAWRALTTAVGHVLDAG